The genomic segment TTTTGTACCTCTAAGAAGGCATAAGGTTGGTTTAAACATGTAATAAGTAGGGGTTTTAAATAAGGAAGGCAATTTTGTTATAAAACATTAATTAAATATGTTATATAAATCACATCTTATACTTTTGTATTTAGATATAATATAGTATATAAATTATTAAGGTGGTTATAAATATGAAAAAGATTGCTGTATTAAGATGTTTTAAAGTTTCTAGTAAATGCTCAGGTTCTGGTTGTATAAAGGCATTTAACAATAAGACAGCCTCATTCAATGATTATGATGCTAGTTTAGACATGGTAATGCAAATACCATGTAGCGGATGTAACGCAGATTCATTAAAAGAAATGCTTAATTCCTCAGAGGAATTAAAAAAACAGGGTGTAAGCAGTATACATTTATCAACATGCATTAGAGCAACATGTCCTTATTATAATGAATTTGTTAAAGGACTTTCAAAGGAATTTGAGGTTGTTGGATACACTCATGGGAGGAAAAAATAGGAGGTAAATATGAAAATCGGATATGCATGCATACCACTTACAACAAATGCAAGAACAAATAGAAGATTAACGCTCAAAAACTTTTCGGAAGAAATGTTTTTAGAAATATTAGAGCAAAACTTAATAGATCTAAGAGGAATATTAGAGAATAATGAGAAGTATAACATAAAGTTATTTAGAATAAGTTCAGATATAGTTCCATTAGGAAGTCACAGTATTAATGAAATTCCATGGCATAAACATTTTCAAAACGAATTAAATGAAATAGGCGAGTATATAAAAGAATATGGCATGAGAGTGTCTATGCATCCAGGTCAGTACACAGTACTCAATGCAGAAAAAGAAGAGATTGTAGCAAAAGCAATTAAAGATTTGGAATACCATGCTAGATTCCTTGATTCATTAGGTGTGGATTCAAGCAATAAGATAATACTTCATATTGGTGGCGGTTATGGTGATAAAAGTGCTGCTATGAATAGGTTTATTGAAAATTTTAAAAGATTATCATCTTCGGTAAAGGATAGGCTCGTAATTGAAAATGATGGAAAAATATTTAATATTGATGATGTACTTTTAGTAAGTAAGGAAATTAATATACCAGTAATATTTGATAACCTTCACCATCAGTGTAATCATGAAATAGAGGTGCCTATAAAAGAAATAATGAGGAAGGTAGCTAAAACATGGCAGAAAAAAGATGGTAATATAAAAGCCCACTATAGTCAGCAAAATTTGCATAAACAGATAGGGGCTCATTCAAATACGATAATAGTTAAAACCTTTCTAGAATACTATGATGAAGTTAAAGAATTTAATATTGATATTATGCTAGAGGTAAAAGACAAAGATATTTCGGCTATAAAATGCAATATTATAATTAACAACAGGGATAAGAAATCAAAGGCTGGAATTATAGAAAAACAGTGGGCTAAATATAAATATGTATTAATGGAAAGAAATTATAAATATTATAAAGAGTGTAGTAAATTGATAAAAGAGAATTGCAGTATTGAGGAATTCTATGAGTATACGGATGAAATAATAAATTTTGATGTAGAGAATGGAAGTTTTGTAAGTACTGCAGAGCATGTTTGGGGATATGTTAAAAATGCTGCTTCGGATAAAGAACTAACTCATTTTAAAAAAATCCTTTTAGATATGGAACATAAAGAAAAGGTTAAGCTTTATTTGAAAAAATTAAGTGTTAGATATAATGCTGAATATATACTTAATTCCTATTATTTTTATTATTAATAAAGATTGTTGCAAATAAAAAACGCCATATGGTGTTTTTTATTTGCAATTTTTTATATCAAGAATTTGTTTGAATAAACTATGAATATAAAATTTCTGGATTAAATCATCTCCTGCGGAGCTGCATATTAACGACTTCAGAAGTATATCCTTTAATAATCCTTGTTAGTACTAAATAACTAGGGGTATTGCTCGCAAATTTCTTGATTTTGATACTCCAAAAGGGGGGCCGAACGTTAAGAATATTATGAATTAATTTTGGATTTTGCGAACCAAGTTATAGATATAAAATATCCTATTATCGGGGAAACTCCGTATCCCATCAATGGAACTGGAAAATTTCCAAATAGAGTAGAAATTAAAATAATTATAAAATACATACCAATGCTTAGTGATAACAATTTATATTTTTTTGGTGAAAAAAATATAAATGGCAATGGCAATATTACAAGAGAAATAACCCCTAAACTAAGCCATATTATTCCCATACTCGCTACCAAACTAACTATATTTTCAACATAAGATACAGGTTGTAATCCATCTAAAAACACCCATGAAATAATAATCAACGCAGAAAGTAACACTACAATACAAGAACGAAAAATATTGTTATTAATCTTATTCCATAACAACATTATCATTGGAATAGCAAATGCAGTTAGCATAGAAGCATCAGGTTGTAAAGCAAGCAAAACTGATATAACTATTGTAATAGCAGCTGAAAACCACCAATCTCTTATTTGTAACAATTCCCATAGATTTATAATTATAATAGGTAGGACAATAACTGCAACGTAAAACTTAATTGGCCCAACAGATACCCATCTATGAACGCCTTCTATTCCTGAACTAATAAAAGTTAGAAATAAAAGAATAACTGCAACTATAATAGTAGTGGTATTAGTGCTTGCATTATTTTTAACTTTAGATTTTTTTAATAGTATAAAGTATGAAATTATTCCAGCTAATACTAAATAAAAAATGTTTTGAACAAAAATAGCAATTGGTACTTTAGTGGTGTACATTGCTATCCCTCCAATAGTTATTGATGGTACTGCCATCAATAACGGTATAAAATTCAATAACCTCAATTTTTTTTTTTCATTTTTAACTCCTTACCAAATAAATATTATTTTGGAATTTATATTAATGAATGATAAAATACAATCCTGAATTAACTGATATGAATATATTATTAGAATTATTAGGTTTAATCTCTCCAAAGTATTTATAAATTATTAGTTTTACTTATTTCCTCTATTGATTTGTATAAAGTTGGCTTTGAAATATCAAACATACTGCAAATAACTTTAACTGTTGTTTTACTTTATTATTATATCACTTAAGATATAATAATATCGGATAGTTTACACGATATCAAGTTCAGATTTAGAAATTGTTAATCCTAAATATTTTTAATTAAGTCCCAGATTAAAGTACAAACTAAAAATTATGACTTCTACTTTCGAAATAAAAGGAAAATACATATAAAAATAGAATGTAAATATGATAAGTAATAGGGGGGAATTATAAATGTCTTACAATATTGAAATAATTAGAAAAAATCAACATAAAACAAGTGAATGGTCTGGTGGTACAACAACAGAGCTTTATATTTATCCTAATGATTCACTATATGGTAATCGTAATTTTAAATGGAGGCTGAGTTCTGCAAAGGTTGGAGTAGAACAATCTACATTTACATCTTTACCCGGAATATCAAGGATTATTATGATTATTGAAGGAAAACTACTTCTTGGCCATGAAGGTCATCATAATGCTGTGTTAAAAGCATTCGAGCAGGATAGCTTTAGTGGAGAGTGGAAAACAACAAGTTTTGGTAAAGTTGTAGATTTTAATTTAATGATGGCACAAGGCTACACGGGGAGATTAGAATCAATTTCAGTTAATAAAGGGGAGTTTAAAGATATATTGTTACACAATAATATCAATGATGCTGAAAAATCTCATCAAATCACAGAAGCATTTTATATAGTGAAAGGTGATGTAGAAATAGCTACAGAAACAAAGGAAAAAATAAATCTTAACAAAGGTGATTTAGCATTAGTAACTACAACAGAGAAAGAAAACAATTTAGAACTTAAGGTTTATAGTAGCAGTCAGGAAGAATCTAAAATTATAAGAGCTTCTATATTTTATTGTGAATAATTTTAAAATTAATATATATATAAATTGGATGTGGTAAATTGAAGAAAAATAACTATCCGTTTTTAGAATTAATTAAATATATAGTATATTTTTTAGTAGCGCTTTCAGTTGTTATGACCGGTGAATATTCTATGAATATTATGACTAAATTCATTATTTGTATGCTGCTATATATATTGAATACTCAGATAAGAATGTATTTTTTATATAAGAAAAAATATGCAGTGATAATTTCTCTTTTTATAGATTTAGTATTAATTTCTATAATCTATTATAGTTTTGGTGGGTTTATTTTTATATATTATTTCATTTCAGTTTTGGATGCTGCTTTGATGCTTCCTAAAGCATATGCATACGTAGTTATTTCATTTTTATATGCAGCGGTAGTATTTCAAAGTAGTAAACCAGTTTATGGTAAGATGCAGAATTATATTTTAGTTAATGTGATTTTTAATACGGTAATTGTAGTTATATTTGGAGTCTTGGGAAGATATATTGCAGAAGAAAGCGAGAGGAAAAGTGAAGCACAGCACTTATATGATAAGCTACGAATATCAGAGGAAAATTTAAAAGAGACCTACGAAAAATTACAGCAGTATTCAAATACTGTGGAAGAACTAACTATTTTGAGAGAAAGAAATAGAATATCGAGAGAAATCCATGATTCTGTTGGTCATACCTTATCTACACTGCTTATTCAGCTTCAAGCAATTCCTTATGTAATGAAAAATGACCAAAATGAAGGTGAAAAAATGGTGAGTAATTTAATCCATTTCACTAAAAATGGAATTGAAAATGTTAGAAGGGCAGTAAAAGAGCTTAAACCAACAGATTTTGACAGTTATCAAGGGGTTTTTGCCCTTCAAGAACTTACTTCTAATTTTGAAAAACTTAGTGGAGTTAAGGTAAGTTTTATTGTTTCTAATGAAAAATGGACATTGAATGGAGATCAGAGCTTCACTTTATATAGAATAGTTCAGGAAGCACTTAATAATTCACTTAATCATGGTAATGCATCTAGTGTGATTATATCACTTCAGTTTTTAGAAGATAGGTTATATTTACATATAAAAGATGACGGAAAAGGCTGTCTTAAAATTAAAAGTGGTTTTGGATTAAAGGGTATAGAACAGAGAGTTAAAAGTCTTGGGGGAGAAGTTAATGTTCATGGTGATAAAGGCTTTGAAATTAGTATGTCCATACCAAAAATTGAAAGCTTTATAGAATAACAGGGGGCAGGAATTTGGAAAAGATTAATATAGCAATTGCAGATGATGAAGTACTTATAAGAGAAGGATTAAAGATTATTTTAAGCTCTAATTTAGAAATAAATGTAGTGGGGTTATGTGGTAATGGAGAAGAAGCTCTAAAATTATGTAGAAATGAAAAAGTAGATGTAGTCCTAATGGATATAAGAATGCCTTTGTGCGATGGAGTTATGGGTACTAAACTTATAAAAAGTGAGTTTAAGGATATAAAAATTCTAATACTAACTACATTTAAAGATGATGAGTATATATATGATGCTATGAAGCATGGTGCAAGTGGCTATCTTCTAAAAGATACATCCTATGATATTATTATGGATGGCATTAAAAGTGTGTATAGAGGCAATGTAGTTATGCACCCTGAGGTAGCAGCCAAAATTATAAATAATACTAAGTCCAATTCCAAAAATACACTAAGTAATATTATGGATAAATATAAGCTAACGTTAAGACAAGTAGAATTTATAATTGGGATAGGAACAGGGCTTACAAACAAAGAAATTGCTAGCAATCTTTTTGTTACAGAGGGAACAGTAAAAAATCACATTACAGAAATACTCTCAAAGCTTGAATTAAGAGATAGAACTCAAATAGCAATTTTCGCACTTAAGAATTCTTTAGTGGATTTTTAATTTTATGACCATTACTTAAGAACATGACTTAAGTAATGGTCAATTTTTTATAGTCATTACTTAACTCAATTGCTATAGATACTGGAAATTTATATAATATAATTATAAGCAAATTATTTAAAGGAGTGTTGAATTTGTCAATAATTGAGATAAACAATGTAACAAAAAGATATGAGGATAAATTAGCTGTTGATAGTATAAATCTTAATATAGAAAAAGGGGAATTGTTTGGATTGGTTGGACCTAATGGTGCTGGAAAATCCACTCTTATTTCAATGATTTGTGGATTATTAAAAGCCGATAGAGGTGATATAAAAATTTTTGATAATTGCATAAATAAAAAACCTGTAGAAGCTAAAAGACACATAGGATTTATACCTCAGGAAGTGGCACTATATGAGAATTTAAATGCATATGACAATCTTGTATTTTGGGGTAGCATGTATGGATTAAAGGGAAGCACGCTTAAAAATAGAATTAAGGAGGTTCTTGAAGCTACAGGACTTACTGAAAGATCAAAGGACAAAGTAAAAAAATATTCGGGAGGTATGAAAAGACGTCTTAATATTGCAGCGGCAATAATGCACCATCCAGATATTATCATTATGGATGAACCAACAGTGGGGATTGACCCCCAATCAAGAAATCATATACTGGAGTTTACTAAAAACTTAAATAGTGAATATGGGACAACTGTTATATATACAAGTCATTACATGGAAGAAGTAGAGAGTTTGTGTAATAGGATTGCAATAATAGATGAAGGCAGGGTTGTTGCTAGTGGTACTAAAGATGAAATTAAGAGAATGGTAACAAATGAAGAGAAATTAGAAATTATTGTAGAGAATTTTAAAGAAGAAATCATATTAAAATTGAAGAGGATAGAGGGGGTTAAGAGAATAAAATATAGTGATCCGTTGCTAATTTTCACTGTTGAAAATTCGCAGAGGAATCTTCAGGATATTATTATAATCCTTATGTCTTCATCCGTAAGAATAAATAATATAAGTGTTGATTCACCAAACTTAGAAACTGTATTTTTAAGTTTAACTGGAAAGAACTTAAGAGACTAAAAAATGTGGAGGTGGGATAAGTGAAAATATTTAGGATATTTATAAAAGACATCAAGGTATTTTTAGGAAATATAAAATTCTATGTACTTATATATTTGATTATGCCTCTTTTATTAGGAGTTCTTTACGGTATGATGTATGAAAAACAACTTAATCCAGATAGGCATATTCCTATAGTAAATGTAGCCTTAATAGATATGGACAAAAGCTCATACACAGCTCCTTTAAAGGATATTCTTACAAATGATGATATGAAAAAATTTGTAGAACTTAGCCAGACACCTGATATAGATGAAGTAAAAGCTAATCTTCAAAAAGGAAAGCTTAAGACTGCCATAGTGATACCAAAGGGTTTTTCAGAAAAGGTTGAAAAAGGTGAAACTGTTAATATAAAGGTTTTAAAGGCCTCCTCCTCTGGTGTTGAATCACAGATTATTTTTGATATAGTAAATTCTTATGTGCAAGTACTTAATAATAATGTAAATATATTTTCTGCAATAGACGGGAGTGTTAATGATAAAACTTCTATAGACATGTTGAAAGAAGCAGTTATAACTCAGACAATCACTTTAAATAGTGAAAAATTTATAAATACAGTTAATATAACTAAAGATAAAAAGCTTAGTGGAAAACAAATTTTTACAATCTCAATGTTAGCATTCATTAGTCTTTATCTATCAGTAATAGGAGGACAAAATATGGTAAGGGAAAAAGAAGATGGCACATTTGCAAGATTAAGATCTACTACTTTAAGTATGAAAAATTTGTATGTAGCTAAAATATGTTTTGTATTTTTTATAACTCTAGTGGATATTACATTATACATGGGCATTTGCAAGGTCATTGGAATAAGCGTTGGGGACAGTTATGTGAAGCTGATTTTAATTAGTATTCTACACGCCTTTGCTATAACAGGTATTAGCGCTTTCATAATGAACCTATATAAAAGCCAGAAAAATTTAAATGCAAGCTTTACAGCAGTAATTATGGTATTTGCTATGCTTGGTGGAAGTTTTTATCCACTTGAATATACTGGGGAAATCATGAGGAAAATTGCTAAAATCACTCCGAATTACTGGATTCAGGATAGCTATAATAAAGTAGTGCTTGGAGGAAGCATAAAAGAGCTAACGGTAAATATTATAGTACTCTTAGGTGTTGGAATTTTAGGAATAGCTTTTGGTGCATTTTTCATGAGAAAAAAAGAAGGGAATAATCTATTTAAAACATTAAACAAGGGAGAAAAGGTTCAGATATAGTAAAAAAATTTAAGTGAATTTATTGTTATGATTAAGGAGGCGACAAGAATGCAGGTTATTCATATGGCATTTTTACATTTAAAAAGAATGTTAAAACAGAAAACACCCATATTTTCAATGATTTTAATACCGGTTTTAGTAGTAGGTGCAATTGTATACTTTACAAGAGATTCTAAAGATTCATTTAATGAGACTGTTGATATTACAATAGTTAATAAAGACAAGGGAAGCTTAGGCAATAAACTTATAGAGGAATTAAAAACAGATAAAAATTTTAAAATTAAAGAATCAGACCTTGCAGAGGCGCAAATAAGAATAAAACAGAATAAGACAGGAGTAACTTTGGTTATACCTGAAATCTTCACGGAAAATTTAGAAAGTGGTAATTTAAAGAAATTAGACATAATGAAATTGTCAGATAGTAATATGGATATTATTATTTCTAAAAAGGTAAATAATTTTGTAACTCAAAGACTTCTTTCAAATAAAGTTATATCCGTTATAAAACAGAATGATATTGTGATAAATAAAAGCTATGGTGAAATTTCAAGGAAAATAGATACGTCTTTAAGTAATAATCCGGTAAAAGTGGAGCTAGAAGAGATTAAAAAGGATGGAACGCGTACTTTATCAGGTTCATTATCTACAAGTCTTATAATTAATTTTCTTATGTTCTCAATGATATACATTGTCATAGAAATGGTTGAACTTAGAAATAATAAAACCCTAAGAAGAAGTATTTCTACGCCAAATAAAAATGGTAGCATAATAGGCTCTGTGCTTTTAGCTATGCTGTTCTTATGTTGGATTCAAATAGGACTTATGGTAACAGTAACAAAATATATTTTTCATATATATTGGGGGAAATCAATGCTTGCAGTTTTTCTGATATTTACTATCTTTATAGTGGTTGTTTTAAGTCTTGGATTATTAATATCAAGGTATGCTAAAAATCAATCTCAGGCTGTTGGTATTGTTAATTTAGTAGTAACCCCAACATGTCTTATTAGTGGAACATTTATGCCACTTGAATTTCTTCCAGCAGTATTTAAGAAAATATCTTATTTTACTCCGCAAAACTGGGCACTGTCTGCACTTAGTGATGTGGCATTAAAAAATAGTGGTGTTATAGATATCCTTCCAAAGTTAGGGATCTTAATTCTGTTTGCACTTGTCTTTTTCACAGCAGGATCAAAATCATTAAAGGAAATGGTTGAAGTATAAGCACACTAATATTTAAAAGAATAACAAACATTTGTTTGTATAAAACCTCTTCTTATTGTCAATAATTTTAAAAAGTTACTAAATAAAAAGGAGAGATATTATATGAATAATGTATCAATAATTGGAAGAATAACAAGAGAACTGGAACTTAAGAGTTTTAATGAGGGTAAAGGGTTTTATACTAGATTCACATTGGCAATTAATAAAGTATCACATAAAGATATACAACCTGAAGCTGATTTTATAAACATTGTGGCATGGAATGGAATGGCAGAGACGCTGTGTAAATATTTGAAAAAAGGAAGTCAAATTGCTATAACAGGTAGACTATCTAGTAATAGCTACACAGATAAAGATGGAAATAAAAGATATAGCATAGAAGTTGTCGCAGAAGATTTTAAATTTTTGGATAACAAACAGCAAATAGTATAAATATACTTCTGAGGTCGTTATTGCATCTTCTATGAAGAGGTTGCAATTCAAAAGGGGATGATTTAATGGAAAGCATTGTTGTAGCGGGAGGATGTTTTTGGGGTGTAGAAGCTTATATGTCAAAAATAAATGGTATCGCCCAAACTAAGGTTGGATATGCTAATGGTACAAAGAAGGAACCTACATACGAAGAGGTTTGTAAGGCAAATACTGGACATACAGAAGCCTGTTTGATAAGCTATGATGAAGGTGTGATATCTCTAGAAAAAATATTGAATAAATTTTGGGGAATAATAGATCCTACTGTTTATAATAGACAAGGAGCTGATATCGGTCATCAATACAGAAGTGG from the Clostridium sp. CM027 genome contains:
- the msrA gene encoding peptide-methionine (S)-S-oxide reductase MsrA — protein: MESIVVAGGCFWGVEAYMSKINGIAQTKVGYANGTKKEPTYEEVCKANTGHTEACLISYDEGVISLEKILNKFWGIIDPTVYNRQGADIGHQYRSGIYYTDKKDLDIILRTKDEVQSRLDKPIVTEIQPLSCFYDAEDYHQKYLQKNPGGYCHINLNDD
- a CDS encoding CGGC domain-containing protein → MKKIAVLRCFKVSSKCSGSGCIKAFNNKTASFNDYDASLDMVMQIPCSGCNADSLKEMLNSSEELKKQGVSSIHLSTCIRATCPYYNEFVKGLSKEFEVVGYTHGRKK
- a CDS encoding sensor histidine kinase translates to MKKNNYPFLELIKYIVYFLVALSVVMTGEYSMNIMTKFIICMLLYILNTQIRMYFLYKKKYAVIISLFIDLVLISIIYYSFGGFIFIYYFISVLDAALMLPKAYAYVVISFLYAAVVFQSSKPVYGKMQNYILVNVIFNTVIVVIFGVLGRYIAEESERKSEAQHLYDKLRISEENLKETYEKLQQYSNTVEELTILRERNRISREIHDSVGHTLSTLLIQLQAIPYVMKNDQNEGEKMVSNLIHFTKNGIENVRRAVKELKPTDFDSYQGVFALQELTSNFEKLSGVKVSFIVSNEKWTLNGDQSFTLYRIVQEALNNSLNHGNASSVIISLQFLEDRLYLHIKDDGKGCLKIKSGFGLKGIEQRVKSLGGEVNVHGDKGFEISMSIPKIESFIE
- a CDS encoding single-stranded DNA-binding protein gives rise to the protein MNNVSIIGRITRELELKSFNEGKGFYTRFTLAINKVSHKDIQPEADFINIVAWNGMAETLCKYLKKGSQIAITGRLSSNSYTDKDGNKRYSIEVVAEDFKFLDNKQQIV
- a CDS encoding ABC transporter permease, yielding MKIFRIFIKDIKVFLGNIKFYVLIYLIMPLLLGVLYGMMYEKQLNPDRHIPIVNVALIDMDKSSYTAPLKDILTNDDMKKFVELSQTPDIDEVKANLQKGKLKTAIVIPKGFSEKVEKGETVNIKVLKASSSGVESQIIFDIVNSYVQVLNNNVNIFSAIDGSVNDKTSIDMLKEAVITQTITLNSEKFINTVNITKDKKLSGKQIFTISMLAFISLYLSVIGGQNMVREKEDGTFARLRSTTLSMKNLYVAKICFVFFITLVDITLYMGICKVIGISVGDSYVKLILISILHAFAITGISAFIMNLYKSQKNLNASFTAVIMVFAMLGGSFYPLEYTGEIMRKIAKITPNYWIQDSYNKVVLGGSIKELTVNIIVLLGVGILGIAFGAFFMRKKEGNNLFKTLNKGEKVQI
- a CDS encoding cell division protein, with translation MNFIPLLMAVPSITIGGIAMYTTKVPIAIFVQNIFYLVLAGIISYFILLKKSKVKNNASTNTTTIIVAVILLFLTFISSGIEGVHRWVSVGPIKFYVAVIVLPIIIINLWELLQIRDWWFSAAITIVISVLLALQPDASMLTAFAIPMIMLLWNKINNNIFRSCIVVLLSALIIISWVFLDGLQPVSYVENIVSLVASMGIIWLSLGVISLVILPLPFIFFSPKKYKLLSLSIGMYFIIILISTLFGNFPVPLMGYGVSPIIGYFISITWFAKSKINS
- a CDS encoding HutD family protein produces the protein MSYNIEIIRKNQHKTSEWSGGTTTELYIYPNDSLYGNRNFKWRLSSAKVGVEQSTFTSLPGISRIIMIIEGKLLLGHEGHHNAVLKAFEQDSFSGEWKTTSFGKVVDFNLMMAQGYTGRLESISVNKGEFKDILLHNNINDAEKSHQITEAFYIVKGDVEIATETKEKINLNKGDLALVTTTEKENNLELKVYSSSQEESKIIRASIFYCE
- a CDS encoding ABC transporter ATP-binding protein, with translation MSIIEINNVTKRYEDKLAVDSINLNIEKGELFGLVGPNGAGKSTLISMICGLLKADRGDIKIFDNCINKKPVEAKRHIGFIPQEVALYENLNAYDNLVFWGSMYGLKGSTLKNRIKEVLEATGLTERSKDKVKKYSGGMKRRLNIAAAIMHHPDIIIMDEPTVGIDPQSRNHILEFTKNLNSEYGTTVIYTSHYMEEVESLCNRIAIIDEGRVVASGTKDEIKRMVTNEEKLEIIVENFKEEIILKLKRIEGVKRIKYSDPLLIFTVENSQRNLQDIIIILMSSSVRINNISVDSPNLETVFLSLTGKNLRD
- the uvsE gene encoding UV DNA damage repair endonuclease UvsE, which encodes MKIGYACIPLTTNARTNRRLTLKNFSEEMFLEILEQNLIDLRGILENNEKYNIKLFRISSDIVPLGSHSINEIPWHKHFQNELNEIGEYIKEYGMRVSMHPGQYTVLNAEKEEIVAKAIKDLEYHARFLDSLGVDSSNKIILHIGGGYGDKSAAMNRFIENFKRLSSSVKDRLVIENDGKIFNIDDVLLVSKEINIPVIFDNLHHQCNHEIEVPIKEIMRKVAKTWQKKDGNIKAHYSQQNLHKQIGAHSNTIIVKTFLEYYDEVKEFNIDIMLEVKDKDISAIKCNIIINNRDKKSKAGIIEKQWAKYKYVLMERNYKYYKECSKLIKENCSIEEFYEYTDEIINFDVENGSFVSTAEHVWGYVKNAASDKELTHFKKILLDMEHKEKVKLYLKKLSVRYNAEYILNSYYFYY
- a CDS encoding response regulator transcription factor; this translates as MEKINIAIADDEVLIREGLKIILSSNLEINVVGLCGNGEEALKLCRNEKVDVVLMDIRMPLCDGVMGTKLIKSEFKDIKILILTTFKDDEYIYDAMKHGASGYLLKDTSYDIIMDGIKSVYRGNVVMHPEVAAKIINNTKSNSKNTLSNIMDKYKLTLRQVEFIIGIGTGLTNKEIASNLFVTEGTVKNHITEILSKLELRDRTQIAIFALKNSLVDF
- a CDS encoding ABC transporter permease — its product is MQVIHMAFLHLKRMLKQKTPIFSMILIPVLVVGAIVYFTRDSKDSFNETVDITIVNKDKGSLGNKLIEELKTDKNFKIKESDLAEAQIRIKQNKTGVTLVIPEIFTENLESGNLKKLDIMKLSDSNMDIIISKKVNNFVTQRLLSNKVISVIKQNDIVINKSYGEISRKIDTSLSNNPVKVELEEIKKDGTRTLSGSLSTSLIINFLMFSMIYIVIEMVELRNNKTLRRSISTPNKNGSIIGSVLLAMLFLCWIQIGLMVTVTKYIFHIYWGKSMLAVFLIFTIFIVVVLSLGLLISRYAKNQSQAVGIVNLVVTPTCLISGTFMPLEFLPAVFKKISYFTPQNWALSALSDVALKNSGVIDILPKLGILILFALVFFTAGSKSLKEMVEV